Proteins co-encoded in one Medicago truncatula cultivar Jemalong A17 chromosome 8, MtrunA17r5.0-ANR, whole genome shotgun sequence genomic window:
- the LOC112417391 gene encoding uncharacterized protein has product MRSQIAQLLEQNEALLASVETIQQVQQQERADSHHGDLDEPEPQPFSIEIWNAPVPDNFKPPHLPSFDGRGDPSEHVTVFNTRMSVYRVADSLKCKLLAGTFTDAALRWYMSLPRFSIVSYQDMTKKFTQQFSGTRHRKVLSTSLFNVRQGPNESLREYLARFNDSTIKVSNPNQEVFVGAFQNGLRAGQFNESLAQKPADSMEEIIARAECYVKGEESNAEKRARDVKEKGSSGGERRNHYVPPNRDRGTFKRPYERNQQRYIPELFTPLNTRPEKILKEVFESKIIPPPPLNRSKFMGPDKDAWCKYHLIQGHNTNDCVHLKREIEKLLLNGKLRGCAKEKHHSERREDKPNPEPKHTLHTISGGFAGGGESSNSRKKYVRQVMLLGDSSSLPTKYLDVTFSSEDFERVVPHDDDPLVISVQIFNWEIKRVLIDTGSSADVLYFDAFSKMGLSEEQLQPFNGTLSGFTGE; this is encoded by the coding sequence ATGAGGAGTCAAATCGCCCAATTGTTGGAGCAGAATGAGGCACTTCTCGCCTCAGTCGAAACTATCCAACAAGTGCAACAGCAAGAAAGGGCCGACTCTCATCACGGCGATTTGGATGAGCCAGAGCCTCAACCGTTTTCAATTGAAATATGGAACGCTCCGGTTCCCGATAACTTTAAACCGCCTCACCTACCATCTTTCGATGGAAGAGGCGATCCTTCTGAGCATGTAACCGTCTTCAACACTCGAATGTCCGTTTATAGAGTTGCTGACTCCCTTAAGTGCAAGCTTTTGGCGGGAACTTTTACTGATGCAGCTTTGCGATGGTACATGAGCCTTCCTCGTTTCTCCATCGTGAGTTACCAAGACATGACGAAGAAATTCACACAACAATTTTCCGGGACCCGTCACCGGAAGGTGCTATCAACTAGTTTGTTCAACGTTCGGCAAGGACCGAACGAATCGCTGAGGGAATACCTCGCCCGTTTCAATGATTCAACAATTAAAGTCTCCAACCCCAACCAAGAAGTCTTTGTCGGCGCATTTCAGAATGGCTTACGGGCGGGGCAATTTAATGAGTCACTCGCCCAAAAACCGGCCGACTCAATGGAAGAGATAATAGCTCGTGCCGAGTGCTATGTGAAAGGTGAAGAAAGCAATGCTGAAAAGAGGGCTAGAGATGTTAAGGAAAAAGGAAGCTCTGGTGGAGAGCGAAGAAACCATTATGTTCCTCCTAACAGAGACAGAGGGACGTTCAAGAGGCCATATGAAAGAAACCAGCAACGCTACATTCCAGAGCTATTTACCCCTTTAAATACTCGCCCTGAGAAAATCCTCAAGGAAGTTTTTGAGTCCAAAATTATCCCGCCACCTCCTCTCAATCGCTCAAAATTCATGGGTCCGGACAAGGACGCTTGGTGCAAGTACCACTTGATACAAGGTCATAACACAAACGATTGTGTTCATCTAAAAAGAGAGATTGAGAAGCTCTTACTCAATGGAAAATTACGTGGTTGTGCTAAGGAGAAACATCACAGTGAAAGGCGAGAGGACAAGCCTAACCCTGAACCAAAGCACACTCTACACACTATTTCTGGAGGATTCGCTGGCGGCGGGGAGTCAAGCAATTCAAGAAAGAAGTACGTTCGCCAGGTAATGCTTCTAGGAGACAGTTCTTCATTGCCCACAAAGTACCTAGACGTTACTTTCTCATCTGAAGATTTTGAGCGAGTAGTCCCCCATGACGATGACCCGCTAGTGATTTCTGTTCAGATATTCAACTGGGAGATTAAAAGGGTTCTGATAGACACTGGAAGCTCGGCGGATGTTTTATATTTCGATGCTTTCTCCAAAATGGGTTTAAGCGAGGAACAGCTCCAGCCGTTTAACGGAACCCTCTCAGGTTTTACGGGCGAATGA